One window from the genome of Pyrus communis chromosome 16, drPyrComm1.1, whole genome shotgun sequence encodes:
- the LOC137719404 gene encoding protein IQ-DOMAIN 21-like: MGKKGSGWFSSVKKVFKQSKDSPEKKKEIGEKCQHDAAEVVSLDHFLAKSSPDVTNDERTIESSTPLNNDRQDRSHAIAIAVATAAAAEAAVAAAQAAAKVVRLSGYGRHSREERAAIFIQSYYRGYLARRALRALKGLVRLQALVRGYNVRKQAQMTMRCMQALVRVQARVRARRLELTKDKHHKKDHDQKDYDEEEERRALMEEEEQKLESPLRKYEMQNTNRTRHQRHQSFKENDAVVKRERALAYAYSYHRQQQQLLQSISDGPGFGLESNMPEKAQWEWNWLEQWMSSQPYQDHHSSTRDTSYRTPINTTTTRKNLYEKRVEMDTTAPSSSPHVNMSPLNPDMIDSYAYPTRQHRQQGSNNVPSYMSPTQSAKAKVRGQGSGKQRSPSTPQWNPSMRKGSVVGSGCDSSSSGGGTANYLIPSSPSPKSNGPRGHARGVVGFGPDSPHGEDWGLPLGVHGWRHNFG; the protein is encoded by the exons ATGGGGAAGAAAGGAAGCGGCTGGTTCTCCTCCGTCAAGAAAGTTTTCAAACAATCTAAGGACTCGCCTGAAAAAAAG AAGGAAATCGGTGAGAAATGCCAGCACGATGCAGCAGAAGTGGTGTCATTAGATCATTTTCTGGCAAAGAGCTCACCGGACGTCACGAACGATGAGAGAACCATTGAGTCGTCAACTCCTCTGAATAATGATCGTCAAGATAGAAGCCATGCCATTGCTATTGCTGTGGCAACTGCAGCTGCTGCTGAAGCTGCTGTTGCCGCAGCACAGGCCGCCGCTAAAGTTGTCCGATTGAGCGGTTACGGGCGTCACTCTAGGGAAGAAAGAGCTGCAATCTTCATTCAGTCATATTATAGAGGATACCTA GCTCGTCGCGCGCTACGTGCGTTGAAGGGATTGGTGAGGTTGCAAGCATTGGTGAGAGGGTATAACGTACGAAAGCAAGCGCAAATGACAATGCGATGCATGCAGGCATTAGTGCGTGTGCAAGCAAGAGTACGAGCTCGAAGACTCGAATTAACCAAAGACAAGCATCACAAGAAGGATCATGATCAGAAAGATtacgacgaagaagaagaaagaagagcaTTAATGGAGGAGGAAGAGCAAAAGCTCGAGAGTCCtctgagaaaatatgaaatgcaAAATACGAATAGGACTAGGCATCAAAGGCATCAAAGTTTCAAGGAAAATGATGCTGTGGTGAAAAGAGAGAGGGCTCTCGCTTATGCTTATAGTTATCAT agacaacaacaacaacttcTACAGTCCATTTCAGATGGACCTGGATTTGGGCTCGAATCCAATATGCCTGAGAAGGCCCAATGGGAATGGAATTGGCTCGAGCAGTGGATGTCATCACAACCCTACCAAGACCACCACTCAAGCACTCGAGATACCTCTTACAGAACACCCATCAACACTACAACTACAAGGAAGAACTTGTATGAGAAAAGAGTTGAAATGGACACTACCGCACCTTCAAGCTCGCCTCACGTCAATATGAGCCCACTCAATCCAGACATGATTGATTCATATGCGTATCCAACCCGACAACACCGCCAACAAGGGTCGAATAACGTCCCTAGTTACATGTCCCCGACCCAATCTGCGAAGGCCAAGGTTCGAGGCCAAGGCTCGGGCAAGCAGCGCAGCCCGTCAACTCCTCAATGGAACCCTTCAATGAGGAAGGGGTCTGTTGTTGGGTCGGGCTGCGATTCGTCGAGCTCGGGTGGAGGGACAGCAAACTACCTGATCCCAAGTAGCCCAAGCCCGAAAAGTAATGGTCCGCGTGGGCATGCTAGAGGGGTTGTGGGCTTTGGGCCTGATTCACCCCATGGTGAGGATTGGGGCCTGCCGCTTGGTGTTCATGGTTGGAGACATAATTTCGGTTAG